In Actinoplanes octamycinicus, the genomic window CGTCGTCCCGATCACGCAGAGCGCGCTGTCCCGGCTGATCGGCCGGCTGGAGCGGCAGGGCCTGATCGAGCGGCGGCTCTGCGAGGCCGACCGCCGCGGCATCAACGTCTTCCTCACCGAGGCCGGCCGGGCGCGGCACGCCGAGGCCCACCCGACCTACTGCGAGGTGCTGGCCCGCGAGCTGCCCGCCGAGCCACCCGCCCGCCCGCTGGGCCTCGGCAAGATCGTCACTCCAGACTGAAAACCGATTTCCGGTACGAGATACCGCGCCGCCCACCCGGAAGGCGGACCGACCGAGATCGTCGCCGGTGGGCCGCGCGGCTCGAACCGGCCGGCCCCTCCTCACCCGGGCCGCCTGCTGCCTGGA contains:
- a CDS encoding MarR family winged helix-turn-helix transcriptional regulator, whose amino-acid sequence is MEDLVGQWRQLAARQVRIGNALEQVLTQRHGLSCHEFEVLDQLAEVAEGGKPRVQDIADVVPITQSALSRLIGRLERQGLIERRLCEADRRGINVFLTEAGRARHAEAHPTYCEVLARELPAEPPARPLGLGKIVTPD